The sequence TATCAAATTCCCCCCGACTAATCACTTGCTTCCTGTCAGCATTGTATCCtggccatttgattttttgagcACCACCTCCTTCTTGTAACAGTCTACTGAAGCAGGATACTTACTTAGAAAATATATCCCCAGGATAGCATCAAACTCTAACAATTCTAAAGGAAGTAAATCAGCATAGAAGTTCTGACCATTGATCAGTACCTCACAATGATTATAGCATCTATCTACTATTATCACATCTCCCAAAGGGGTAGAGAAAAATAACTCTTCAGGCATAGGTTCAACCAACATATCTATACTAGGTGTATACATGctagatataaatgaatgtgtggcaccaagatcaaataaaacataagcagACTGTCCACAAACATAACATTATCGGTCACAACATCTGGAGACTCTACTGCCTTCTGGTGTGTCACGGCATACACCCGTCCCTAATGTTGGGGTCGACCTATGACATTCTTCTGCTTGGCACCACTCGACCCTTCGCCCCAATTTTTAGCACTATTTGGTTGGTTAACTATCTGAGAGGTCGGCTGTTGTGCTATTGGAACGTTCCTGTTCATCTGGGGACAgtctctcttgaaatgccctgTTTGTCTGCATTGGAAACATGTACCTCTACCACTATAGCATGTCCCAAAATGCCTCTTGCCACAACTAAGGCATGTCGATCTCCTGTCTGTGTTGGCTACCGACTCACCAGTTCGTGGCATCTCTGNTGCATTGGCCGAGGgtcttgttttccttttttggaTCCCTGCCAACTGGTTCCCCTGAAATGGCTTCCACTAGTCTGGGTTGCAATTGGAGATCGGAATCCTCCATCTCTAGGCCCTACTACGGCCTCACTGCCTCTTGGCAACTGCTCAACATCTGCCAAACTCCGCTCGACTCGTATTGTTGTTTTAACTAACTAGTTAAAATCTAGCCAATTAGTTGTAGACGTCACCGgagttctaatttctttcctCAAACCTTATTCAAATTTCCTGTATCTATCTCCTTCCTCAGCAATAATCGGCAGAGCATACTGTGATAACTCTATAAATTTCTGCTCATATTCTGTCACCGACATCCTTCCCTGTGTTAATCTGAGGAACTCATCCCTTTTTTCATCCCAGAACGAGCTGGGGTAATACTTATCTTCAAAGGCCTTCTTGAACTCAGACCATAACATCGCATCTGTGCTGGCTCGTTTGGCggatatcactttccaccacttctcTGGTTCTTTCTGTAGTAGAAAGGCAGCTAGCCCTACTTTACTGTCCTCTAGACAACCCATAACATTAAAACATTTTCAACTACATCCAGCCATAACTCAGCTTCAGCCGGATCTGTTGTACCTTCAAATGGCACAGCCCCTAGGGCTTTAAACCTCTCAAGACCATATTTCTTCTCTGAGTTTGCTCGTACTGAGCCCACACTAGCTGCTACCTTGCATTATTCTGTCAAACACTGCATCTTCTATCTACAAATTTGCCCTTGCTTGGGGAGTACTAGACTCTCCCTCGGACATTGTTTCCTAACCCACTAGATCATTCACCTTCTTTTTCCTACCCAGTGCATTCTTTCTAACAACTGGGCCTCTAATGGTAGGGTCAGTATTCCTGCCACCTGTCTGCTTACTCTGTCTACCACTTTGCCTCGGCATTTCACATAAtacaatgtacacatgttagggactcacaCTTAGGGACTTAGGCTTATGCATAAACTTCCCTCTCATTCCCAAAACCTTATTCTCTAATACCAATTTGTCACACCCCCTTCTAGATTACCCTCATAATCtaaaagaggatatgaccgCGGTAGTTGCTAGCCCCGGTATCAGTACCTACCACCAAAGCTCTCTAATCTAAATGTCAACCTgctaaatattaataatgtgtGAATATGGTATGCCTTCTTAAAAGgacaacaaaatataatataagcACATGCATACAACTATGATATAACATCTAAGTCCTCTTATTAAGCCGAGTCTTTAGGTGGCAAGCAACAGCAGGATCAACCCTGAGGAATCTGACTGCTACCTGGAAAAGGAGAACACGGAAACTTGGTGAgctaaaagcccagtgagtgactttaGAATCGTAAAGCAACAAGCATAGCaatactataaacatgtaaatatacaaatgagtaaactcaagcaattgtctctaaatgtagctttaagccattctcagacatcattaaacattattattccctaTTTGAGAACGACCCTAAATGCTCCATCTCCCAAACGTTTATTaccgaccaagagacccatacttcggtctctcattcataactgcctacgtgcgtgaggccatactaagtaccattatatcttaggtacttctgctcagataccttctcaaatccGTTCAtaagtatcgagctactaagataccttctcaaatgtcctacggtatcaaattggccagatgccttctcaaatgtccttcagtattaaATTGGctaggtaccttctcaaatgtccttcggtatcaaattggttagataccttctcaaatgtccttcggtatcaaatgtgtattttgtaacaccaaattaagttccattgcctagTATTTACTTAAGAACTGTTCCATTGccactcatttacacaagaacaCATTCTCCCATAGCCTTCTtctaggaagcatatatcaaaatcagaacatagcttttgtaatggttacatgacataccttggcatgtgttacacacatacaagccggaaatatgcattaagttattctcccgccatttgttgcttgaggaagtataatttcttcattaatgtcactgtgctttaTTTGATCACatatgcatgagtattggaaatcttaagtttacttagtcactcaccacTCGTCAGGCTCTTAATGGTTTGTACACTTCCCCTAACTCTTCTTGGCctaaaaagatataattctcgattaaactacttagaattcttagtaaaatacctcaattaatttatttattaaaagaactttcatcaacacagACAACTTTACTGGCAAGATCCCCCTGAGCGAGGTCagcgagatccccctgagcgatgctagcgagatccccctgagcgaTGCTAGAGAGATCCTCTAGAGTGAGGTCAAGCTTTTCCTATCAAATTTTTATCTTAGCGATACTCAGcccaattcctagcgagatttcccccTAAAGCGAGATCCTTCTTACAAAATCAGtgagatttcctttataagcgAGATTCTCATGCccaaatctcgctataattctccacgatgaactgtttgcttgttcttcacaagcagctgtctgcttatgcaccaattccctgttataacttcaaaaattcataacttaaaatctagagctcttttcaagaaactttcttctacaaacttgtttagatttgagttaacttccttaccttaaaattttagcacagaattccttatagtttggcttggaaattcaaaaattcaCCTCGGCCCTGCTTAAACCCGAGATTCTTCCTTCTCTTGGTTTTCTTCACtctttgttcttctcctcttgaAATCTTCCTTCGGCAAGCCAATTTCACAACCTAGATTCTCTTAGCTCTCGAATGGCACCGAATTCACTAGAATTTTCATGTCAACTGccgaaaccaagcttttgaagttcttcttccaaaaacacCTCCCACCGCCTCCCAAGTTCAAGGATTAAATGCCATGTCACCCCCACCTAATATGTTTTTCCTTTCCTTCCATCATAATTCCTATGAATAACCATGAATAActactttaataaaaataagaaaaaaaaaatatataatataacattcctttggctaaacatgcttatctaggatcctagagttcggggtttacataagaggaatggtttgaattgttcaaatcaattgcatattaatgagattaatataatatggttaattatagatgtgatctataattaagagagattttttttttaacaagattcaaatataaaaaagatggatacatataaatatgtgataattatatgttgattaattctatataatatatgatttaatatagtcgtttaattaatttttgagaagtagacataaataaacatgtgatgtttatttatttattaattaattatacatattaattggatttgatatatatggttatttagttcttagactaattaattaaataaaagttatttaattaaattaaaattagagtAGGAATAGGAAAGACTAGGAGAAGGGGGTCACCATTCCTCATTATAAATAGTTCTTCATGGCCCATGTCTGTAACACTGTTGAATTGGGAATTCTAAATCCTAGTCTCCTActacttctctcaaaatctctcttcttttctctactacttaTTCTTCCTCTTTCAAGTCTTGGAGACCATATATCAAATTCTtgggatcctagagaataacaaggtgtCACTTATGGTGGTATCccttgatcattgaagagacATTCTAGAGAAGACGAAGAGGGAATCGTGAAGAATTtcggaatctacaaaggtaaagtTTAGctctttcctcttttcttctcttaaatgcatactaatcttgattttttatccattatgttattatttttattccatatttttttaatgtaaaatcgaAAACAAAATTGCAAGGTGATTACATGCTTCCgcttgggattcgatcccttcaattggtatcagagcccaatatgtgcaattttgatttttcattttttagaagCAAAATCATAATAGAATGATGGgttacttttaaaatatatgcatgagatgtatgtgattttaattgttgTTCACGGGTTGACTGTTTAGGCTTTAGGCatttagatttatattttaattgatgaTCAATGTAAAACCCAATGTTTATGGGTATTCTTTTTACTGTAAATCGAGTCTGTATGTTCGTGTCTTTTGTGGCAAAAAAGTTTCAATGAAAATAAACCGGAAAAACAAaggcaaaaaaagaaaaaatggagagaaacAATACAATGCAGTTCCATTTTTCAAGGACAACTTTTACAAATTTGTCATTAACTGGAGTTCTAACCGTTAGCTCGCGCTGAAATTTTGTTAGTGATGACATGGAGAAaggcacgtcatcttaggccttttatttagaattatgaggggtGTAAAGAaaaatatgcggcaattatgttaggaattcatgagaaaatgagtttacgTCGTTCAgtattaagaatctcggctaacccactattatgcgttattatacgttgaattgtctatctttgtagttaACGCAAAAAGTGGACGCAGATGGGGAAGCCGGGCTATCGCGGAGACGATTGCATGCACGATCACATACGTTCAACACATGAATATTGCGTCTattaatcgcatgcgatgattATGTACGACAGTCGTATGGGTGTTACAACTTTCAAGCAAATGCGTCCATCGTATGGGAATTGCAATCGTCcagtgaatgcggtcatcgcatagaagatgcagtcatcgtgtagaagttgcgatAACGAATCAAATGCGGTcatttcaagattgcggctacacgatgataaccataatagcaaGATTcccgcaaggttggtggaatggaagcatcaacgcatatcttgagaaaatcaaaagatgatgttcacatttcacctaccacaccattAGCAGCCGAGATTCAGAAAACGACCAATGCGCCGCATATCtcaaaatcagagcaggtccattaatgttgtcggcgatcaatctctataaatagaagccgttgagCATAACTTCAGATTATCCAAGGTTTccatccaagtttctaccttcggtGGGtctttgtgatccagacgaacgcGTGAgaggaaagcttgagagttcttcatcttcttcatccattctgagtgacgaccggagcatTCGTcgaagttagatctcgagagagtcagctccatcgCCCTTctatggcaccactggcagccttgacacacatttgctggaagcaagacattgcttccaactagccttttccatttctcttctttcttatattgtattgtattatattatgccttaagaaattaatacattttgtgaacaATGCATTTCTATAATTTCCTTCGATGATCTCCATCTTTATTACTTAGCATTTTTAaccttcattgcatcacttagtgagattgctagagtatcgcatatttaatcatgcggcataggaatatgaagcatgtagcaaaccaccaggaggtctgcgttgcgtgagtgtgtgagaaaaccttattttcttagtgtgaagtgATGCTTgcattttatgatgtggaaatttggatgatatgcgttgatggatttgtgttgtgcactcatgtttccccagcggaatccaagtgtaaattcctttgagtttcctggtaagtccagggtcgaatacagggacttgtgaaaatagattgagttggtaatttttataaagACTTTGCGATAACTGgataaattaaataacaaatatggcagagtttgaaaagagttggtaaaggagatgcaatgaatatgcggtgaacaagttaagaagggtttcggctaacactccctagaatgcgttcatgctttacgatcatgcaacatgcatacaatagtaaaccatctcttgatgtgaatgctacggcttctaatgctagaacgcatgcgatgtatatgcaaaGGTGtatatagggcctacacataagcctctaattcttgtctatgcgatgataca comes from Benincasa hispida cultivar B227 chromosome 2, ASM972705v1, whole genome shotgun sequence and encodes:
- the LOC120072161 gene encoding uncharacterized protein LOC120072161, which produces MPRQSGRQSKQTGGRNTDPTIRGPVVRKNALGRKKKVAASVGSVRANSEKKYGLERFKALGAVPFEEDSKVGLAAFLLQKEPEKWWKVISAKRASTDAMLWSEFKKAFEDKYYPSSFWDEKRDEFLRLTQGRMSVTEYEQKFIELSQYALPIIAEEGDRYRKFE